A section of the Triticum dicoccoides isolate Atlit2015 ecotype Zavitan chromosome 7A, WEW_v2.0, whole genome shotgun sequence genome encodes:
- the LOC119328373 gene encoding scopoletin glucosyltransferase-like: MADKDEEQQQQQPLHILFFPFLIPGHLIPMADIAVVFAARGVRCTILTTPVQASIIGSIVDRANSNDDLSSQSVHVAVVPFPDVGLPPAGQRGTGLVSQEDKVKFGRAVQLLREPFERFLADSHADLDAVVSDGFYHWSVDVAAEYGVPRLMFLGMGVFARSCSEHVLSQEHRHNPDGDDPDAVVSLPGLPHGVELRRSQMMKEPHYLEFFRCVYAAGRRSYGELFNSFQELERDSAEHYRTMLGGRAWFVGPVALASGSKDVASRGTDALSLDADGCLRWLDSKPAGSVAYVAFGTLTSFSPEQLRELARGLDISGKNFVWVISGADAASSDLWMPEGFQTASRGYIIRGWAPQVLILNHPAMACFVTHCGWNSTLEAVSAGVPMMTWPRYADQFFNEKLVVDVLKVGVSVGARDNASSAEAHQVIGGGVIAKCVTRLMEVQGDVMRKKVEDLGVKARDAVEKGGSSYGDVGRLVDDLKARRSRQRD, from the coding sequence ATGGCGGACAAGGacgaggagcagcagcagcagcagccgctacacatcctcttcttccccttcctcaTCCCGGGCCACCTCATTCCGATGGCCGACATCGCCGTGGTCTTCGCGGCTCGCGGCGTCAGGTGCACCATCCTCACCACCCCCGTTCAGGCTTCCATCATCGGCTCCATCGTCGACCGCGCCAACAGCAACGACGACCTCTCTTCCCAGTcggtccatgtcgccgtcgtgccTTTCCCCGACGTCGGGCTCCCGCCGGCTGGCCAGCGCGGCACGGGCCTTGTATCCCAGGAAGATAAAGTGAAGTTCGGCCGGGCGGTGCAGCTGCTCCGGGAGCCCTTCGAACGGTTCCTGGCTGACAGCCATGCCGACCTCGACGCCGTGGTCTCCGACGGCTTCTACCACTGGTCCGTGGACGTCGCGGCTGAATACGGCGTGCCGCGTCTCATGTTCCTCGGCATGGGTGTGTTCGCCCGGTCCTGCTCCGAGCACGTGTTGTCGCAGGAGCATAGGCACAACCCCGACGGCGACGATCCTGATGCCGTCGTGTCGCTGCCGGGTCTACCGCACGGCGTGGAGCTGAGGCGGAGCCAGATGATGAAGGAGCCGCACTACCTGGAGTTCTTCCGGTGCGTCTATGCCGCAGGCCGGAGGAGCTACGGCGAGCTGTTCAACAGCTTCCAAGAGCTGGAGCGGGACAGCGCCGAGCACTACCGCACGATGCTCGGCGGCCGCGCGTGGTTCGTTGGGCCAGTCGCGCTCGCCAGCGGTAGCAAGGACGTGGCGTCAAGGGGCACCGACGCGCTCTCGCTGGACGCGGACGGCTGTCTCCGGTGGCTGGACTCCAAGCCGGCTGGCTCGGTGGCATACGTCGCATTTGGTACGCTGACCAGCTTCTCGCCGGAGCAGCTACGGGAGCTCGCCCGCGGCCttgacatctcaggcaagaactttgTGTGGGTCATCTCCGGCGCCGACGCAGCATCGTCGGACCTATGGATGCCAGAAGGCTTCCAGACAGCTTCGCGTGGGTACATCATCCGTGGCTGGGCGCCGCAGGTGCTCATTCTAAACCACCCGGCCATGGCCTGCTTCGTGACGCACTGCGGGTGGAACTCGACGCTGGAGGCGGTGAGCGCCGGCGTACCGATGATGACCTGGCCACGGTATGCTGACCAGTTCTTTAACGAGAAGCTCGTCGTGGACGTGCTCAAAGTGGGCGTCAGCGTGGGCGCCAGGGACAACGCGTCGTCTGCGGAGGCCCACCAGGTGATCGGAGGCGGCGTGATTGCCAAGTGTGTCACGAGACTGATGGAGGTGCAGGGCGACGTAATGCGGAAGAAGGTGGAAGATCTTGGCGTCAAGGCAAGAGACGCGGTGGAGAAGGGTGGCTCGTCGTACGGTGACGTTGGACGGCTGGTGGACGACCTTAAGGCCCGTCGGAGTAGGCAACGTGATTGA